Genomic window (Aquimarina sp. BL5):
GCATTCATATTAGTTCGTTAAGATTGTTTGTGATACTTATTAGTAAGAGCAATACATTCTATTGCTTCTTTTACGTCGTGTACTCTTAAAATCGAAGCCCCGTTAAGCAATGCTATAGTGTTTAATGAAGTCGTTCCGTTTAATGATTCTGATGGGTTAATGTTTAAAGATTTATAAATCATAGATTTTCTGGATATTCCTGCTAAAATTGGTAACCCTTGAAACTTTAATAAGTCCAGCTTTCTAAGAAGTTCAAAGTTCTGATCTATATTTTTTGCAAAACCAAAACCAGGATCAATAATAATATCATTAATACCTTTTTTTCTTGCTTCGATTACTTTTTGAGAAAAATAAAACTGAATATCTTTTACTAAATCCTCATATTGATTTAACGATTTCATAGTTTGCGGAGTACCTTTCATATGCATCATAATATATGGTACTTTAAGCTGTCCAACAGTCTCAATCATGTTTTTGTCCAGATTTCCTGCAGAAATATCATTAATTATTGCTGCTCCTATATCAATACATTGTTTTGCAATTTCACTTCTAAATGTGTCTATCGATAGGATAGTATCTGGAAACTTGGAGAGAA
Coding sequences:
- the folP gene encoding dihydropteroate synthase, which encodes MTINCKGSLIDLSSPKVMGILNLTPDSFYDGGKYKDELQILHQVEKMLLEGATFIDIGAYSSRPGADHISIEEEEKRILPVVTLILSKFPDTILSIDTFRSEIAKQCIDIGAAIINDISAGNLDKNMIETVGQLKVPYIMMHMKGTPQTMKSLNQYEDLVKDIQFYFSQKVIEARKKGINDIIIDPGFGFAKNIDQNFELLRKLDLLKFQGLPILAGISRKSMIYKSLNINPSESLNGTTSLNTIALLNGASILRVHDVKEAIECIALTNKYHKQS